From the Variovorax paradoxus genome, the window TGATGGGCGACTTCGTGACCATCGGCGTGATGGGCGGGCAGCAGATCGCGTCGATCGGAAAGATCATCCAGGTTCAGACCTCGTACCTGCAGTTCCCGCTGGCCGCGGCGAACGCGATGATCCTGCTGGCCGTGGTGCTGATGATCATCTGGGGACTGACCCGGCTGGTCGACATACGCAAGGAACTCTAGAAATGATCCCCCCTCGCTCGTCGCTTCGCGTATCGCGGCCCCCCGAAGAGGGGCCTCAGTGCCTTCTGGCGTCCGGGCGGCACTGACATGCAGACGCCCATCAGCGCACAGCGCGCCCCCGGCTTCTGGCCGCTGGCCACGGTGTTCGCGCTCTTCGTGCTGTTCCTCTACGGCCCGATGATCACGATCTTCGTCCTGAGCTTCCAGGGCCCCGAGGGCGGCCTGACCTTCCCGCTGCGCGGCGTGTCGCTGCACTGGTTCCACAAGCTGGCCGAGGGACTGGGCACGGTGGACATCGGCGCTGCGTTCCGGCGCTCGCTGGCGCTCGGGGCCGTGGTGATGGGCTTCACCGTAGTGCTGTCGGTGCTGGCCGGGCTCGCATTCCGCAAGAAGCTGGCGGGCAGCAACGCGCTGTTCTTCGTGACGGTGGCGAGCCTGATCATGCCGTCGATCATCATCTCGCTGGGCATCGGACTGCAGTTCCGCCTGCTCGACACCGGCATCAAGAGCGTGCTCACGGCCATGGATGCGACCTCGCTGCTCGAGGGCTACGGTACCGCGCTGGGCCTGTTCAGCTCGGCGCTCGGCGCGCACCTGACCTGGACCCTGCCCTTCGGCCTGCTCATCAT encodes:
- a CDS encoding ABC transporter permease yields the protein MQTPISAQRAPGFWPLATVFALFVLFLYGPMITIFVLSFQGPEGGLTFPLRGVSLHWFHKLAEGLGTVDIGAAFRRSLALGAVVMGFTVVLSVLAGLAFRKKLAGSNALFFVTVASLIMPSIIISLGIGLQFRLLDTGIKSVLTAMDATSLLEGYGTALGLFSSALGAHLTWTLPFGLLIMFAVFNRFNPAYEEAARDLGATPWQAFRFVVLPLIGPSIVGIGMFGFTLSWDEIARTSQAIGDVNTLPLELQGLTSTVTTPSIYALGTVTTVVSLLVMALALGAAALLRRRAVRRP